One segment of Urocitellus parryii isolate mUroPar1 chromosome 5, mUroPar1.hap1, whole genome shotgun sequence DNA contains the following:
- the Bid gene encoding BH3-interacting domain death agonist: MDSEVSNGSDLRNEYITNLLVLDFLQSFSDCKFHQELRTLGQELPVRTYLEGEREDELQTDGNRASLFMGRIEADSESQEEVIQNIARHLAQVGDEMDRSIQSELVNELVAHFMNAGLSEEDRSNCLDATLKAAMQTYPKDMENEKTMLIMTMLLAKKVANHTPSLLHDVFRATVNFINQNLFVYVRDLVRNEMD; encoded by the exons ATGGACTCTGAG GTCAGCAATGGTTCAGACCTCAGGAATGAGTACATCACAAACTTGCTGGTGCTTGACTTCCTCCAAAGCTTCTCTGACTGTAAGTTTCACCAAGAGCTGAGAACTCTGGGCCAGGAACTACCTGTGCGAACTTACCTGGAGGGGGAACGTGAAGATGAGCTGCAGACTGATGGCAACCGTGCCAGTCTCttcatgggaagaatagaggcaG ATTCTGAAAGTCAAGAAGAAGTTATACAGAACATTGCCCGGCATCTTGCCCAAGTTGGGGATGAAATGGACCGTAGCATCCAGTCAGAACTGGTGAATGAACTGGTGGCACATTTTATGAATGCTGGACTGTCAGAGGAA GACAGAAGCAACTGCCTGGACGCCACCCTGAAAGCAGCAATGCAGACTTACCCTAAAGACATGGAGAACGAGAAGACCATGCTGATTATGACCATGCTATTGGCCAAAAAGGTGGCCAATCATACACCATCCTTACTCCATGATGTGTTTCGTGCAACAGTCAACTTTATTAACCAGAACCTATTTGTCTACGTGCGGGACTTAGTCAGAAAT GAGATGGACTGA